The Haloarcula sp. H-GB4 genome segment TCTTGGAGCCGATACAGGGCGAAGGCGGCTATCGCGTTCCGAACCCCGAGTTCCTCTCAGCCGTCGACGACCTCTGCCGGGAACACGATATCCCGATCATCGCTGACGAAATCCAGTCAGGAGTGGGCCGCACTGGCGAGATGTGGGCCGTTGACCACTACGACATCGAACCGGATGTCATCACGAGCGCGAAAGCACTTCGGGTCGGCGCGACCGTCTCCCGGTCGGACATCTTCCCGTCCGAAACGTCACGGCTCTCCTCGACGTGGGGGGCCGGCGACATCCTCGGCTCGATGCGCGGCGCGCTGACTCTCGCTGCTATCGAGGACCATGATCTGGTGGACAACGCCGCCGAGAAGGGGACGTACTTCATGGATCGGCTCCGCGATATCTCGGCGGGCCGTTCGCTGGTCGAAGACGTGCGCGGCCTCGGCTTGATGACCGCGCTGGAGTTCGATACGGCTGATCGACGCGACGCTGTGATGGAAACTGCGCTCCAGCACGGCCTCCTCACGCTCGGCTGTGGCCAGAAATCTCTCCGGCTTCTTCCGCCACTCGACGTCACCGAGCGCGAACTGGAACTCTGTCTCGACATCCTCGATTCGGTGTTTACCGAGGTTGCAGGCGCTGTCGCGTCCGCCTGACCCTCGCGACTTCTGCGGTAACCGAAATGTTAAAATATGACTGATTCGACTGTGGCACTATGCCACGAGAGGCACGCGTAGACAGACGGAGGTATCTGCAGGCAATTGGTGGCACTGTCGCGACCCTGTCGGTCGCTGGCTGTCAATCGGGCAGCGGGGACTCACAGACGCTTACCGCGGGCACAGCGCCGGGCTTTCCGCCGTTTGAGATGAAACAGGACGGCGAACTCGTCGGCTTCGACGTCGAGTTGCTGGAAGCCGTTGTCGCGGCGTCGGAGTACGAACTGAGCGGCTGGGAAGAACTTGAGTTCAAATCACTTATCCCGGCGCTGAACAACGGGAATGTCGACGTCGTCGCAGCGGGCATGACGATCAACGACGAACGCGACGAAGCGATCGACTTCTCCGACCCGTACTACAGTTCGAATCAGGCCATCATCGTCCGAGAAAGCGGGTCGTTCTCACCGTCGTCGCTGGATGACCTCTCCGGGGCGACAGTCGGGGCACAGAAGGGGACAACCGGCGAATCCGTTATCAAGGACCAGCTCATCGAAGCGGGGACGATTCAAGAGTCTAGCTACAACGCGTACGGTAACTACGTGCTCGCTGTTGAGGATCTGCTGAACGAAAACGTCGACGTCATCATCATCGACGTCCCTGTCGCGAACTCGTTCGTGGCAGACCGCTCCATCGAATCCGCGTTCGTCCACGAGACTGGCGAGCAGTTCGGTTTCGGAATTCAGTCCGGCAACAACGAACTCGCAGGTGCGCTCAACAGCGGGCTGACCACCGTTGAGGACGATGGGACGTACCGGGACCTGACCGAGAAGTGGTTCGGACAAAAGTGAGGCCATGGAAGCAATACTTCAGGTCGCCGACTGGCTGTTCGTCGTCGACAACCTTGGACTGTTGCTCGGTGGGACAGCTGTTACCGTCGCGCTCACCGTAGCCAGCATTCTCCTGGGATTTGCAATCGGGTTCCCGGCCGGTGCGATAGAGGTGTACGGCTCGGACAGAGCCCGTCGGCTGGTCGAACAGGTCGGGGTTGTCCTTCGTGGCACTCCGCTGCTAGTCATCATTATGATCCTGTACTTCGGCCTGTCCGTCTCCAGTAGCGCGTTCGTCACGGCGACCATCGCGCTTGGGCTCCGGAGCGCCGCCTACCAGTCCCAGATCTTCCGCGGTGCGCTCCAGAGCGTCGACGATGGGCAACTCGAAGCGGCACGCGCCGTCGCGATGTCCCGGTTCGAAGCGATCCGGCACGTTGTCGTCCCGCAGGCGCTCCGCCGGAGTGTTCCGGGCTTCCAGAACGAGTTTACTATCGTCCTCAAGGACACGAGCATCGCCATCATCATCGGTATCGGTGAACTGCTGACGACAGGACAGAACCTCTACGAAGGCGGCCAGTCGACGGCGGCACTCGAGATATTCCTCGCCGTCAGCCTTGTCTACTTCGTGCTGACGTTCGCGACGAACCGGTCACTCGACAGACTCAGCGACTACTACGCGGTACCGGAGGGAACGACATGACACAGCCACTACTCTCAATCGACGATCTGCACAAGTCCTACGGGAGCGAGGAGGTACTGGAAGGCGTTGGCCTCGAGATGGATCAAGGCGACGTGACGGTCCTCATCGGCCCCAGCGGCTCGGGCAAGTCCACGCTGCTCCGGTGCGTGAACCGGCTAACCGAGATCAACAGCGGCCGGATTGCGCTCGATGGGGAAGACGTGACTGGGGTCGACACCGACGTCAACGAACTGCGAAAGCAGGTCGGCATGGTGTTTCAGGATTTCAACCTCTTTGCGCATCTGACCGCGCTCGAAAACGTCACGCTCGGCCCAAAGAAAGTACTCGGGATGGACGCTGCCGACGCCAAGGCAGCCGGACGGAACCACCTCGAACAGGTCGGATTGCTGGAGCAGGCGGACTCCTACCCCGCGGAACTCTCCGGCGGACAGAAACAGCGTGTCGGCATCGCCCGCGCACTCGCGATGGACCCGGAACTGTTGCTGTTTGACGAGCCGACCAGCGCGCTCGACCCCGAACTTGTCGGCGAAGTCGTCGAAGTGATGCGTGACCTCGCTGCCGAGGGCATTACGATGCTCGTGGTCAGTCACGAGATGGACTTCGCCCGGTCGGCCGCATCTGACATCGTGTTCCTCGATGACGGCGAGATTGTCGAGCATGGCCCACCGGAGCAACTGTTCCAGAACCCCACAGCGGATCGAACCGAACAGTTCTTGAGCAGATTGCACGCGCACGAGGAAACGGCATGAGCACAGCCGAATCTACAACGTCACCGCTTCGGGACCGCGTCGAGACAGTCTTCAGCGTCCGTCCACTCACAGTCGGCTTGGCACTGTTCTGGATCTGGGTTCTCGCCCGCTGGACCACTGATTTCGTTCTCGCAGGGGTATTCGGACTCGACCGTGGCGCACCGTTTGTCCCGGCAGCCCCGTTTCTGACAACAGCGGATACCGTTGCCTCGCTTGCCACGCCACTCGGTGCCGCCGGAGCGCCGCTGGTATGGCTCGCTGACACGCTCCGGTTCACCGCCGATGCGACGGCGTACCTGCCGGCGCTGGCGCACGGCATCTGGACGACGGTCCTACTGACAGTCTTCAGTGTCTGCCTCGGGTTCATGCTGGCGCTCCCGCTCAGCGTCGTCCGCGTGTACGGCGGGCGATGGGCCCGGTGGTTCGCTCTGTCGTACACGGAACTCATTCGCGGGACGCCGCTGCTCGCCCAGTTGTTCGTCCTCTACTTTGCGACCTCACTAACGCAGGTTCTCAGAGGCGTCCCGGGAGTCGGTGTCGGATTCATTCCAGCACAGGCGTTCTGGGTCGCCGTCATCAGCTTCACGCTGAACAGCGCCGCCTACCAGTCCGAATACCTGCGTGCGTCGCTGGAGTCCGTCGATGGCGGGCAGTTGACTGCCGCACGCGCGATCGGGCTCTCGAAGCTAGAAGGGATACGGTACGTCGTCGTTCCACAGGGTCTGCGACTCGCGCTTCCCAGCTGGACGAATGAACTCGTGTATCTCATCAAGTACTCCTCACTGGCGAGTTTCATCACCGTCCAGGAACTGTACGGGAGAACGAGCACCCTCGCTAACGAGACGTACCAGTATACAGAACTCTTCGTGCTGGTGGCGATACTGTATCTGGCCCTAGTCGTCTCGGCATCAGCACTGATGGACCGCGTCGAATCGCACACTGCAACCGCCGGTGTCGGACACACAAGACAATGGCCACTCTCTTAGGGTTTCCGCTCAACTATTCCAGCACATCCCATGAGTCACGCTGATAGCGCCGGAGCACGGCTAACACTCGACCTGTGGCACCCGAACTGCTGGGCTATCGAAGCGACCGACCGCACCGATGGCGGTATCCTGGCACACACAGTGCAACAGAGCGTCCAGTCGCCGACAGCATCGGTCAACGGCGTGTTTACGGCGTACGGAGCCACGAAGTCGGCTGTCGAGGACTGTCTTGACGCAGTCCGTGCGTCGTCTCACGCCGGGGAGATACAGGAACTTCAGGCACGTATCGGCCACAAACGCGATGCGCCGGGCACCGTCGTCAGACAGTTCCTGCTGGAGTACGACCCGGGCGAACTGGTCTGTCCGACGTTGCTCGAACATGGGTTCGTCCACAGCGCCCCCGTTCGCATCGAAGACGGTCGCGAACGGTGGCAGGTGAGTTTCACCGGCGAACGCCCCGAGATTCAGCCCGCACTCGATGCTGTCGAAGCTGACGCCGACGCTGACGTGTCGGTCGAATCCATTGTCACCCCGGACAGCGATACTGAGCGGTCGGTGGGGGGGCTGCGTACTGACTCGCTGACGCCGGCTCAGCGACGGGCCTTCGAAGCGGCCCGCGACGCGGGCTACTACCAGTGGCCGCGCGGGATTTCAGTCCGCGAACTCGCCGACCAGATGGACATCTCGAAGACGACACTCCTCGAACATCTCCGAACTGCCGAGTCGAAACTTCTGGACCCTGAGTAGTTTCTCCGGATCTCCCTCTGGATAGCGGCTGATATGGACGTATGTAAGGTTAGTGCCGACAGTCTCTGGTTCTGCCGCCGTCTCAGTCCAGTGATGTGCTATACACTGATCTGCTGCTTTGGAAATGCCTGTCAACGGGCTGTTCGATCGATTTTACCACAGGACAACCGACGCATGGAACCTGTCTGTCTCATATGCGGCCATCAGAACCATCATTGAGACAGTACAAATGCGAAGTAGCATTCGGCCAGTTCCATATAGCATTATGGAGTTTATTAGTTCAGCAGCGACCATCTCAAATGCAATTATAGTATTAAAAATTGACAAAAAGCTACAGTAGTGAGTAGATTTCGGCCTCGTACACATCCCTGACTCGGGTCCCCCATTCGTGGGTGTACGTGTCGATAACATCCTGTGCCACGTCGCCCCTGAGGTATTTGACGACGCCGCGATCACCGGTCCGGTCCCGGAGATGTGTCGTGAAGAAGTGCCGGAAGTAATGTGGCGTCACGTTCTCTTCGGCTCCGCCACCATCCGTGTACCAACCGAACTCGCGGGCGTG includes the following:
- a CDS encoding amino acid ABC transporter permease — its product is MEAILQVADWLFVVDNLGLLLGGTAVTVALTVASILLGFAIGFPAGAIEVYGSDRARRLVEQVGVVLRGTPLLVIIMILYFGLSVSSSAFVTATIALGLRSAAYQSQIFRGALQSVDDGQLEAARAVAMSRFEAIRHVVVPQALRRSVPGFQNEFTIVLKDTSIAIIIGIGELLTTGQNLYEGGQSTAALEIFLAVSLVYFVLTFATNRSLDRLSDYYAVPEGTT
- a CDS encoding amino acid ABC transporter permease codes for the protein MSTAESTTSPLRDRVETVFSVRPLTVGLALFWIWVLARWTTDFVLAGVFGLDRGAPFVPAAPFLTTADTVASLATPLGAAGAPLVWLADTLRFTADATAYLPALAHGIWTTVLLTVFSVCLGFMLALPLSVVRVYGGRWARWFALSYTELIRGTPLLAQLFVLYFATSLTQVLRGVPGVGVGFIPAQAFWVAVISFTLNSAAYQSEYLRASLESVDGGQLTAARAIGLSKLEGIRYVVVPQGLRLALPSWTNELVYLIKYSSLASFITVQELYGRTSTLANETYQYTELFVLVAILYLALVVSASALMDRVESHTATAGVGHTRQWPLS
- a CDS encoding basic amino acid ABC transporter substrate-binding protein, with amino-acid sequence MPREARVDRRRYLQAIGGTVATLSVAGCQSGSGDSQTLTAGTAPGFPPFEMKQDGELVGFDVELLEAVVAASEYELSGWEELEFKSLIPALNNGNVDVVAAGMTINDERDEAIDFSDPYYSSNQAIIVRESGSFSPSSLDDLSGATVGAQKGTTGESVIKDQLIEAGTIQESSYNAYGNYVLAVEDLLNENVDVIIIDVPVANSFVADRSIESAFVHETGEQFGFGIQSGNNELAGALNSGLTTVEDDGTYRDLTEKWFGQK
- a CDS encoding helix-turn-helix domain-containing protein; the encoded protein is MSHADSAGARLTLDLWHPNCWAIEATDRTDGGILAHTVQQSVQSPTASVNGVFTAYGATKSAVEDCLDAVRASSHAGEIQELQARIGHKRDAPGTVVRQFLLEYDPGELVCPTLLEHGFVHSAPVRIEDGRERWQVSFTGERPEIQPALDAVEADADADVSVESIVTPDSDTERSVGGLRTDSLTPAQRRAFEAARDAGYYQWPRGISVRELADQMDISKTTLLEHLRTAESKLLDPE
- a CDS encoding amino acid ABC transporter ATP-binding protein, giving the protein MTQPLLSIDDLHKSYGSEEVLEGVGLEMDQGDVTVLIGPSGSGKSTLLRCVNRLTEINSGRIALDGEDVTGVDTDVNELRKQVGMVFQDFNLFAHLTALENVTLGPKKVLGMDAADAKAAGRNHLEQVGLLEQADSYPAELSGGQKQRVGIARALAMDPELLLFDEPTSALDPELVGEVVEVMRDLAAEGITMLVVSHEMDFARSAASDIVFLDDGEIVEHGPPEQLFQNPTADRTEQFLSRLHAHEETA